One part of the Streptomyces lienomycini genome encodes these proteins:
- a CDS encoding amino acid permease → MTDDAKASGLSDEERLAQLGYTQVLARRMSAFSNYAVSFTIISVLSGCLTLYLFGMNTGGPAVITWGWVAVGLMTLFVGLAMAEICSAYPTSAGLYFWAHRLAPPRTAAAWAWFTGWFNVLGQVAVTAGIDFGAASFLGAYLNLQFDFEVTPGRTILLFAAILVLHGLLNTFGVRIVGLLNSVSVWWHVFGVAVIVGALTFAPDHHQSASFVFGEFVNNTGWGSGVYVVLIGLLMAQYTFTGYDASAHMTEETHDASTAGPKGIVRSIWTSWIAGFVLLLGFTFAIQSYEGALTSPTGAPPAQILLDALGATAGKLLLLVVIGAQLFCGMASVTANSRMIYAFSRDGALPWSHIWHSVNPRTRTPVAAVWLAALAALVLGLPYLINVTAYAAVTSIAVIGLYIAYVIPTLLRVRKGAAFERGPWHLGRWSQPVGVIAVTWVGVITVLFMLPQVSPVTWETFNYAPIAVLVVLGFAATWWLASARHWFLNPDHERTRARASARANTPEPVDP, encoded by the coding sequence ATGACAGATGACGCCAAGGCGAGTGGGCTGTCGGACGAGGAACGGCTGGCCCAGCTCGGCTACACCCAGGTTCTGGCCCGCCGCATGTCGGCGTTCTCCAACTACGCGGTCTCCTTCACCATCATCTCGGTCCTGTCGGGCTGCCTGACCCTGTACCTCTTCGGCATGAACACGGGCGGCCCCGCCGTCATCACCTGGGGCTGGGTCGCCGTCGGCCTGATGACCCTCTTCGTCGGCCTGGCGATGGCCGAGATCTGCTCGGCGTACCCGACCTCGGCGGGCCTGTACTTCTGGGCGCACCGCCTGGCGCCCCCGCGCACCGCGGCGGCCTGGGCGTGGTTCACGGGCTGGTTCAACGTGCTGGGCCAGGTCGCGGTCACCGCCGGCATCGACTTCGGCGCCGCGTCCTTCCTGGGCGCCTACCTGAACCTCCAGTTCGACTTCGAGGTGACGCCCGGCCGCACGATCCTGCTCTTCGCCGCGATCCTGGTCCTGCACGGCCTGCTGAACACCTTCGGTGTCCGCATCGTCGGCCTCCTCAACAGCGTGAGCGTGTGGTGGCACGTCTTCGGCGTCGCGGTGATCGTCGGCGCGCTGACCTTCGCGCCGGACCACCACCAGTCGGCGTCCTTCGTCTTCGGGGAGTTCGTCAACAACACCGGCTGGGGCAGCGGCGTCTACGTGGTCCTCATCGGGCTCCTGATGGCCCAGTACACCTTCACCGGCTACGACGCCTCCGCCCACATGACCGAGGAGACGCACGACGCGTCCACGGCCGGTCCCAAGGGCATCGTCCGCTCCATCTGGACCTCCTGGATCGCCGGTTTCGTCCTCCTCCTCGGCTTCACCTTCGCCATCCAGTCCTACGAGGGCGCCCTGACGTCCCCCACGGGCGCTCCTCCCGCGCAGATCCTCCTGGACGCCCTCGGCGCGACGGCGGGCAAACTCCTGCTCCTCGTCGTGATCGGCGCCCAACTCTTCTGCGGGATGGCGTCGGTGACGGCCAACAGCCGCATGATCTACGCCTTCTCCCGGGACGGCGCGCTGCCCTGGTCCCACATCTGGCACTCGGTGAACCCGCGCACCCGCACGCCGGTCGCGGCGGTCTGGCTGGCGGCCCTGGCCGCGCTGGTCCTCGGCCTCCCGTACCTGATCAACGTCACCGCGTACGCGGCCGTGACGTCCATCGCGGTCATCGGCCTCTACATCGCGTACGTCATCCCGACCCTGCTCCGGGTCCGCAAGGGCGCCGCCTTCGAACGCGGGCCGTGGCACCTGGGCCGCTGGTCGCAGCCGGTGGGTGTGATCGCGGTGACGTGGGTCGGCGTCATCACGGTCCTGTTCATGCTGCCCCAGGTCTCGCCGGTCACCTGGGAGACCTTCAACTACGCGCCGATCGCCGTCCTGGTCGTCCTGGGCTTCGCCGCCACCTGGTGGCTCGCGTCGGCCCGCCACTGGTTCCTCAACCCCGACCACGAACGCACCCGCGCCCGCGCGTCCGCCCGCGCGAACACCCCGGAGCCGGTGGACCCGTAG
- a CDS encoding DEAD/DEAH box helicase, translating into MSMTSTDHVVVPENAEGVEGAPEAAEAATTPESTETVEAPAAPESTFADLGLPEGVVRKLAQNGVTTPFPIQAATIPDALAGKDILGRGRTGSGKTLSFGLPTLATLAGGRTEKHKPRAVILTPTRELAMQVADALQPYGDVMGLKMKVVCGGTSMGNQIYALERGVDILVATPGRLRDIINRGACSLENVQIAVLDEADQMSDLGFLPEVTELLDQVPAGGQRMLFSATMENEIKTLVDRYLTDPALHEVDAAQGAVTTMSHHILVVKPKDKAPVTAAIASRKGRTIIFVRTQLGADRVAEQLRDAGAKADALHGGMTQGARTRTLADFKDGYVNVLVATDVAARGIHVDGIDLVLNVDPAGDHKDYLHRAGRTARAGRTGTVVSLSLPHQRRQIFRLMEDAGVDATRHIIQGGAAFDPEVAEITGARSMTEVQAESAGNAAQQAEREVTQLTKELERAQRRATELREEADRLVARSARERGEDPETVLAEVAAAATETEVSLPEQPGARDVEKTERTGGNGRDRFADRGDRSYDRRDDRGDRGGRSFDRRDDRGDRGGRSFERRDRDDRGGRSFERRDDRGDRGDRGGFRRDDRGDRGGRSFDRRDDRGDRGGRSFERRDRDDRGGRSFERRDDRGDRGDRGGFRRDDRGDRGGRSFDRRDDRGGRSFERRDDRGERGGHRGSDRPFNRDRQGDRPGFRSGGHDRPSGRRDDHRGSSFGRRDDKPRWKRNG; encoded by the coding sequence ATGTCCATGACCAGTACCGACCACGTCGTCGTGCCCGAGAACGCCGAAGGCGTCGAGGGTGCACCGGAGGCCGCAGAGGCCGCCACGACCCCCGAGTCCACCGAGACCGTCGAGGCCCCCGCGGCTCCCGAGTCGACGTTCGCCGACCTCGGTCTCCCCGAGGGCGTCGTGCGCAAGCTCGCGCAGAACGGCGTGACCACCCCCTTCCCGATCCAGGCCGCGACCATTCCGGACGCCCTGGCCGGCAAGGACATCCTCGGCCGAGGCCGCACCGGCTCCGGCAAGACCCTCTCCTTCGGTCTGCCGACCCTGGCCACGCTGGCCGGCGGCCGCACCGAGAAGCACAAGCCCCGCGCCGTCATCCTCACCCCGACCCGCGAGCTGGCCATGCAGGTCGCCGACGCGCTCCAGCCGTACGGCGACGTCATGGGCCTGAAGATGAAGGTCGTCTGCGGCGGTACCTCGATGGGCAACCAGATCTACGCCCTCGAGCGCGGCGTCGACATCCTGGTCGCCACCCCGGGCCGGCTGCGCGACATCATCAACCGCGGCGCCTGCTCCCTGGAGAACGTGCAGATCGCGGTCCTCGACGAGGCCGACCAGATGTCCGACCTGGGCTTCCTGCCCGAGGTCACCGAGCTGCTCGACCAGGTCCCGGCCGGCGGTCAGCGCATGCTCTTCTCCGCCACCATGGAGAACGAGATCAAGACCCTCGTCGACCGGTACCTGACGGACCCGGCCCTCCACGAGGTGGACGCCGCCCAGGGCGCGGTGACGACCATGTCGCACCACATCCTGGTCGTGAAGCCCAAGGACAAGGCGCCGGTCACCGCGGCCATCGCCTCCCGCAAGGGCCGCACCATCATCTTCGTCCGCACCCAGCTGGGCGCCGACCGCGTCGCCGAGCAGCTGCGCGACGCCGGTGCCAAGGCGGACGCGCTGCACGGCGGCATGACCCAGGGCGCCCGCACCCGCACGCTGGCGGACTTCAAGGACGGTTACGTCAACGTCCTGGTCGCCACCGACGTCGCCGCCCGCGGCATCCACGTCGACGGCATCGACCTGGTCCTGAACGTGGACCCGGCCGGCGACCACAAGGACTACCTGCACCGCGCCGGCCGTACGGCGCGCGCGGGCCGCACCGGCACGGTCGTGTCCCTGTCCCTGCCGCACCAGCGCCGCCAGATCTTCCGGCTGATGGAGGACGCGGGCGTCGACGCCACGCGCCACATCATCCAGGGCGGCGCCGCCTTCGACCCGGAGGTCGCCGAGATCACCGGCGCCCGGTCGATGACCGAGGTCCAAGCCGAGTCCGCGGGCAACGCGGCGCAGCAGGCCGAGCGCGAGGTCACCCAGCTCACCAAGGAGCTGGAGCGGGCCCAGCGCCGCGCCACCGAGCTTCGCGAGGAGGCGGACCGCCTGGTCGCCAGGTCCGCGCGGGAGCGCGGCGAGGACCCGGAGACGGTGCTGGCCGAGGTGGCCGCCGCCGCGACCGAGACCGAGGTCTCGCTGCCCGAGCAGCCCGGCGCCCGCGACGTCGAGAAGACGGAGCGCACCGGCGGCAACGGCCGCGACCGCTTCGCCGACCGCGGCGACCGCTCGTACGACCGCCGTGACGACCGGGGTGACCGCGGGGGCCGTTCCTTCGACCGCCGTGACGACCGGGGCGACCGTGGTGGCCGTTCCTTCGAGCGTCGTGACCGTGACGACCGCGGTGGTCGTTCGTTCGAGCGTCGTGACGACCGGGGTGACCGTGGCGACCGCGGTGGTTTCCGCCGGGACGACCGGGGTGACCGCGGGGGTCGTTCCTTCGACCGCCGTGACGACCGGGGCGACCGTGGTGGTCGTTCGTTCGAGCGTCGTGACCGTGACGACCGCGGTGGTCGTTCGTTCGAGCGTCGTGACGACCGGGGTGACCGTGGCGACCGCGGTGGTTTCCGCCGGGACGACCGGGGTGACCGCGGGGGTCGTTCCTTCGACCGTCGTGACGACCGCGGTGGCCGTTCCTTCGAGCGCCGCGACGACCGCGGTGAGCGCGGTGGGCACCGGGGCAGCGACCGTCCGTTCAACCGCGACCGCCAGGGCGACCGCCCTGGCTTCCGTTCCGGCGGCCACGACCGTCCGTCCGGCCGCCGCGACGACCACCGTGGCTCGTCCTTCGGCCGCCGTGACGACAAGCCGCGCTGGAAGCGCAACGGCTGA
- a CDS encoding metallopeptidase family protein, with the protein MLEMTREEFEELVAEALDRIPPELTRLMDNVAVFVEDEPPADDPELLGLYEGTPLTERGEWYAGVLPDRITIYRGPTLRFCDTREDVVAETEVTVVHEIAHHFGIDDARLHALGYG; encoded by the coding sequence GTGCTGGAGATGACGCGCGAGGAGTTCGAGGAACTGGTCGCCGAGGCCCTGGACCGGATCCCGCCGGAGCTGACGCGGCTGATGGACAACGTCGCGGTGTTCGTGGAGGACGAACCGCCGGCGGACGATCCCGAGCTGCTCGGCCTGTACGAGGGGACGCCGCTGACGGAGCGCGGGGAGTGGTACGCGGGCGTGCTGCCGGACCGGATCACCATCTACCGGGGGCCGACGCTGCGGTTCTGCGACACGCGTGAGGACGTCGTGGCCGAGACCGAGGTGACGGTCGTTCACGAGATCGCCCACCACTTCGGGATCGACGACGCGCGGCTGCACGCCCTCGGGTACGGGTGA